A stretch of DNA from Juglans microcarpa x Juglans regia isolate MS1-56 chromosome 5D, Jm3101_v1.0, whole genome shotgun sequence:
TTGAATAAAGGCGAGGCAGGCGGTGAGGCTTGTGGAGAGTCTGAAGCAGAGGCGGCGGAGGAAGTGTGGGCCGGAGGAGCTTGGGGAGGAGGACATGGGCTGGAGATAGGCCCATGCGGCCTGCTTCACGAGGCGGTTGCGGATTGATATCTGGTACCCTGAGTTAGCGGCGGTGGGGGACGCGACGGCGGCGTCGGAGGAGGAGGGAAGCAGGTCTTTCAAGGAGGTGTAGGCCAGAGAGGACTTGAGGGAGGAGACGAGCTCGAAGTCTAGAGAAGGTGCGGTGCCGTTTTGGAAGGGGAAGCTGTGGGAACCGTGAAGCGGCTTGGTGGTGGTGTTTGGGGGAGAGAACTTTGCGGGGACCTCCACCGGAGTGGCGATCGAGTTCCTGCGTCGTAGAGCCGATGATCGCCTCGGCGGCGGCTGCTCTGGATTAAGCTCGGCGGAGTGGTCCATATAGAATTCCAGAAGGGG
This window harbors:
- the LOC121264950 gene encoding uncharacterized protein LOC121264950, whose translation is MDHSAELNPEQPPPRRSSALRRRNSIATPVEVPAKFSPPNTTTKPLHGSHSFPFQNGTAPSLDFELVSSLKSSLAYTSLKDLLPSSSDAAVASPTAANSGYQISIRNRLVKQAAWAYLQPMSSSPSSSGPHFLRRLCFRLSTSLTACLAFIQSHLVPAMTELLDRILHAFRIRTRR